The proteins below are encoded in one region of bacterium:
- a CDS encoding biotin/lipoyl-containing protein — MTRELLFNGDAVSFKVENSAAGASISLDGSEHEFTVEELSPGRLLLRNSRGQQVVRGARAKDRIWIWMAGKTFEFTVPSDERAAGAHGGAASHDVRAPMPGTLVKLLVAKGDAVEEGQIIAVVEAMKMEHPLRAPRAGVVEATSGTPGAIVDADAVIISLVREEQG; from the coding sequence ATGACCCGAGAATTGCTGTTCAACGGCGACGCCGTGTCGTTCAAAGTAGAGAATTCCGCCGCAGGTGCGTCGATTTCCCTTGACGGATCCGAGCACGAGTTTACGGTTGAAGAATTGTCGCCGGGGCGTCTGCTGCTGAGAAATTCACGCGGCCAGCAGGTGGTGCGGGGAGCGCGCGCGAAAGACCGGATCTGGATTTGGATGGCGGGCAAGACCTTCGAATTCACGGTTCCTTCCGATGAACGCGCCGCCGGAGCCCACGGTGGCGCGGCATCCCATGACGTGCGGGCGCCCATGCCCGGAACACTGGTGAAACTGCTGGTGGCCAAGGGCGATGCGGTGGAAGAGGGGCAGATTATTGCGGTAGTGGAGGCTATGAAGATGGAGCATCCGCTGCGTGCGCCGCGGGCGGGAGTCGTCGAGGCGACGTCCGGCACACCGGGCGCGATTGTGGATGCCGATGCGGTAATCATATCCTTAGTGCGGGAAGAACAAGGCTGA
- a CDS encoding enoyl-CoA hydratase-related protein, with amino-acid sequence MSFNLVKIDGTAAARRLTLARPEIRNAFNAELIAEITRALQELAAETEIRTLIVAAEGQTFCAGADFHWMGGLKDAGLEANLEDSRRLFDMFHALYAFPCPTIVRVQGGAFGGGAGLVACGDFVVMADDAVLSFSEVRIGLVPATISPFVIRKIGEGRAREVFLTGMQVTAPRALEIGLANRVVEVAALDEAVSEYTEQFGRCGSQALRVTKELLHAVPGMPLDLAKEFTARRIATQRMSEEGQEGMAAFLEKRKPTWVTHV; translated from the coding sequence GTGAGTTTCAATCTGGTGAAGATCGACGGCACGGCGGCGGCGCGACGGCTGACGCTGGCGCGGCCGGAAATCCGCAATGCCTTCAATGCGGAACTGATTGCCGAGATTACCCGCGCGCTGCAAGAGTTGGCGGCGGAGACGGAAATCCGCACGTTGATTGTTGCGGCGGAAGGGCAGACGTTTTGCGCGGGAGCCGATTTTCACTGGATGGGTGGATTGAAGGACGCGGGGCTGGAAGCCAATCTCGAAGACTCACGGCGGCTGTTTGACATGTTTCATGCGCTGTATGCGTTTCCCTGTCCGACCATTGTGCGGGTGCAGGGAGGGGCATTCGGCGGTGGGGCGGGACTTGTAGCCTGCGGGGATTTTGTGGTGATGGCGGATGATGCGGTGCTGTCCTTCAGCGAAGTGCGGATCGGCCTGGTACCGGCGACGATTTCGCCGTTTGTGATTCGCAAGATCGGCGAAGGGCGCGCGCGGGAAGTGTTCCTCACCGGAATGCAGGTGACCGCGCCGCGAGCGCTGGAGATTGGGCTGGCGAATCGGGTGGTTGAGGTGGCGGCTTTAGATGAGGCGGTGAGCGAATACACGGAGCAGTTTGGACGCTGCGGCTCGCAGGCGCTGCGCGTCACCAAAGAGCTGCTGCATGCGGTGCCGGGAATGCCGCTGGATTTGGCTAAAGAGTTTACGGCGAGGCGGATTGCCACGCAGCGGATGTCGGAGGAGGGGCAGGAAGGCATGGCGGCGTTCCTCGAGAAGCGGAAACCAACCTGGGTAACGCATGTTTAA
- a CDS encoding 3-hydroxybutyryl-CoA dehydrogenase, translating into MTIQKVAVIGGGTMGNGIAHVCAQSGYDVYLIEVSDPLLQRAVSTIEKNLARQVEKGRLQEADKQATMGRLHGTLSLNDAAKADIVIEAVIENLDAKVKIFSELDRICKPETILASNTSTISITQIAAATKRPGNVIGMHFMNPVPMMALVEMIRGLATSDATHADVVEFAKALGKTPITVNDFPGFISNRVLMPMINEAVYCLMEGVADKEAIDGVMKLGMAHPMGPLTLADLIGLDVCLAIMEVLHRDLGDSKYRPCPLLRKYVAAGYLGRKSGRGFYDYAK; encoded by the coding sequence ATGACCATTCAGAAAGTTGCTGTGATCGGCGGCGGCACGATGGGGAACGGCATTGCCCACGTGTGCGCGCAAAGTGGCTATGACGTTTACCTGATCGAGGTGTCCGATCCGCTGCTGCAGCGGGCGGTCTCCACTATCGAGAAGAACCTCGCCCGGCAGGTGGAAAAGGGCCGGTTGCAGGAAGCCGACAAGCAGGCGACGATGGGCCGGCTGCATGGCACGCTCTCGCTGAATGACGCCGCCAAGGCGGACATCGTGATTGAGGCGGTGATCGAGAACCTCGACGCCAAGGTCAAAATTTTCTCCGAACTCGACAGGATTTGCAAGCCGGAAACGATTCTGGCGTCCAACACCTCAACGATTTCCATCACGCAGATTGCCGCGGCCACCAAGCGTCCGGGCAACGTGATCGGCATGCACTTCATGAACCCCGTGCCGATGATGGCGCTGGTGGAGATGATTCGCGGCCTGGCCACCAGCGACGCGACGCACGCCGACGTGGTGGAATTCGCCAAGGCGCTGGGCAAGACGCCGATCACGGTCAACGATTTTCCGGGGTTCATCTCCAACCGCGTGCTGATGCCGATGATCAACGAAGCGGTGTACTGCCTGATGGAAGGCGTGGCCGACAAGGAGGCGATTGACGGCGTGATGAAGCTGGGCATGGCCCATCCGATGGGACCGCTCACGCTGGCGGATCTGATCGGCCTCGACGTCTGCCTGGCGATCATGGAGGTTCTGCACCGTGATCTCGGCGATTCCAAGTACCGTCCCTGTCCGCTGCTGCGCAAGTATGTCGCGGCGGGCTATCTTGGCCGCAAATCGGGGCGCGGCTTTTACGACTACGCGAAGTAA
- a CDS encoding acyl-CoA dehydrogenase yields MQLTEEQKMLRDMVRDFAQNRIKPIAAEIDEHERFPEEIIAEMAELGLMGIPYPENYGGAGMDYVSYALAVEEVAKVCGSTALTLAAHISLGCGPIYTFGNEDQKMKYLPDLCSGAALGAFGLTEPQAGSDAGATQTTAVDAGDYFLINGSKQFCTNGTYAKTFTISAVTDRSKGTKGISSFLLEKGMEGFSVGKKERKLGVRGSDTVFLHFTDLKVPKENLLGKPGDGFKQMLTTLDAGRISIASMSLGLAEGAYEATLSYVKERKAFGQYVADFQATQFKIADMYTQIEAARHLIFEAAQRKDAGQPYMREAAMAKLFASEMAQRVTSQAIQLHGGYGYVREYPVERMFRDNKLCEIGEGTSEIQRLVIARTLLSESNH; encoded by the coding sequence ATGCAGCTCACCGAAGAACAGAAAATGCTCCGTGACATGGTCCGGGATTTTGCCCAGAACCGGATCAAGCCCATCGCGGCCGAGATTGATGAGCACGAACGCTTTCCTGAAGAGATCATCGCCGAGATGGCCGAACTCGGATTGATGGGCATTCCGTACCCGGAAAATTACGGCGGGGCTGGCATGGACTATGTGTCCTATGCGTTGGCCGTGGAAGAGGTGGCGAAGGTTTGCGGCAGCACGGCGCTGACGTTGGCCGCGCACATCTCGCTGGGGTGCGGGCCGATCTACACGTTCGGCAATGAAGATCAGAAGATGAAATACCTGCCCGATCTGTGCAGCGGCGCGGCGCTGGGCGCGTTCGGCCTTACCGAACCGCAAGCGGGCAGCGACGCCGGCGCGACGCAGACGACGGCGGTGGATGCGGGCGACTATTTTCTGATCAACGGTTCGAAGCAATTTTGTACCAACGGCACCTATGCCAAAACCTTCACCATCAGCGCGGTGACCGACCGTTCCAAGGGGACCAAGGGCATCAGCAGCTTCCTGCTGGAGAAGGGCATGGAAGGCTTCAGCGTCGGCAAGAAGGAGCGCAAGCTGGGCGTGCGCGGTTCAGACACCGTGTTTCTGCACTTCACCGATCTGAAGGTGCCGAAGGAGAATCTGTTGGGCAAGCCGGGCGACGGTTTCAAGCAGATGCTCACCACGCTGGACGCGGGCCGCATTTCCATCGCCTCCATGTCCCTTGGGCTCGCCGAAGGCGCGTATGAGGCGACGCTGAGCTATGTGAAGGAGCGCAAAGCGTTCGGGCAGTACGTGGCGGACTTCCAGGCGACTCAATTCAAGATCGCCGACATGTACACACAGATCGAAGCGGCGCGGCATCTGATTTTCGAAGCGGCGCAGCGCAAGGACGCGGGGCAGCCCTACATGCGCGAAGCGGCAATGGCCAAGCTGTTCGCCAGTGAAATGGCGCAGCGCGTGACGTCGCAGGCGATTCAGCTTCACGGCGGCTACGGCTACGTGCGGGAGTATCCGGTCGAGCGCATGTTCCGCGACAACAAGCTGTGTGAGATCGGCGAAGGCACGTCGGAGATCCAGCGGCTGGTGATTGCCCGCACGCTGCTGTCCGAGTCCAACCACTAA
- a CDS encoding carboxyl transferase domain-containing protein, with the protein MQKIQTNIRTADPDFQANVAAMKTLVENLRARLSRLQPAAGPKASIDRHRERNKLPVRERLEKLFDPDTPFLEFSPLAASGMYDDEAPSAGMVTGVGVVHGREILVVANDATVKGGTYFPMTIKKHIRAQEIAMENRLPCVYLVDSGGIFLPEQAGTFPDKEHFGRIFYNQARLSAERIAQIAVVMGSCTAGGAYVPAMSDETVIVKGTGTIFIGGPPLVKAATGVEVTAEELGGADVHTRISGVADHFAEDDDHAISIVRSIVEGLGPNPRFEFDRVAPEEPAYDPMELYGVVPSDLRKPFDMREVIARMVDGSRFQEFKARYGTTLVCGFARIHGYLVGIIGNNGILFGESAKKGAHFVELCGTRKIPLLFLQNITGFMVGKQYEHGAIASDGAKMVHAVACADVPKYTVMVGGSYGAGNYAMCGRGYLPRLLWMWPNARISVMGGEQAAGVLVQVKEEQLRAKGKELTATEAEAIRRPVLEKYEFEGNPYYSTARLWDDGILDPVDTRQALALGIAMASNKPVPDYRPGVYRM; encoded by the coding sequence TTGCAGAAAATTCAAACCAACATCCGCACGGCGGATCCTGACTTTCAGGCGAATGTCGCCGCGATGAAGACTCTGGTCGAGAACCTGCGCGCGCGGTTGTCGAGGTTGCAGCCGGCTGCCGGGCCGAAGGCGAGCATTGACCGCCACCGGGAACGGAACAAGCTGCCGGTGCGGGAACGGCTGGAGAAGTTGTTCGATCCGGATACTCCGTTTCTGGAGTTCTCTCCGCTGGCCGCCAGCGGCATGTACGATGATGAGGCTCCTTCGGCGGGGATGGTGACGGGAGTCGGCGTGGTGCACGGGCGGGAGATTCTGGTGGTGGCCAACGATGCCACGGTGAAGGGCGGCACCTATTTTCCGATGACGATCAAGAAACACATCCGTGCGCAGGAGATCGCCATGGAAAACCGCCTGCCGTGCGTGTATCTGGTGGACAGCGGCGGAATTTTTCTCCCCGAACAGGCGGGAACCTTTCCCGACAAGGAACACTTCGGGCGGATCTTTTACAACCAGGCACGGCTGAGCGCGGAGAGAATCGCGCAAATTGCCGTGGTGATGGGAAGCTGCACGGCGGGCGGGGCCTACGTGCCGGCAATGTCCGATGAGACCGTGATTGTCAAGGGGACGGGAACGATTTTTATCGGCGGACCGCCGCTGGTGAAGGCGGCTACGGGTGTGGAAGTGACGGCGGAAGAACTGGGCGGGGCGGACGTGCACACGCGGATTTCCGGCGTGGCGGATCACTTTGCCGAGGACGACGATCACGCGATTTCGATTGTGCGTTCGATTGTGGAAGGTCTGGGACCGAATCCGCGCTTCGAATTCGACCGTGTGGCTCCCGAAGAGCCGGCGTACGATCCGATGGAATTGTACGGCGTGGTGCCCTCTGATTTGCGCAAGCCGTTCGACATGCGCGAGGTGATTGCCCGCATGGTGGACGGGTCGCGCTTTCAGGAATTCAAGGCGCGCTACGGAACGACGCTGGTGTGCGGGTTTGCGCGGATTCACGGCTATCTGGTCGGCATCATCGGCAACAACGGGATTCTATTCGGCGAGTCGGCCAAAAAGGGCGCGCATTTTGTCGAACTGTGCGGCACGCGGAAGATTCCGTTGCTCTTCCTGCAGAACATCACCGGCTTTATGGTGGGCAAGCAGTATGAGCATGGGGCCATTGCCTCGGACGGCGCGAAGATGGTGCATGCCGTGGCCTGCGCCGACGTGCCGAAGTACACGGTGATGGTGGGCGGATCGTACGGCGCGGGAAATTATGCCATGTGCGGGCGCGGGTATCTGCCCCGGCTGTTGTGGATGTGGCCCAACGCGCGGATCAGCGTGATGGGCGGCGAGCAGGCAGCAGGCGTCTTAGTGCAGGTGAAAGAGGAGCAACTGCGCGCCAAGGGCAAGGAATTAACGGCCACAGAGGCGGAGGCGATTCGCCGTCCCGTTCTGGAGAAATACGAATTCGAAGGCAACCCCTATTATTCCACGGCGCGGCTGTGGGATGACGGGATTCTGGATCCGGTGGATACGCGACAAGCCCTCGCCCTGGGAATTGCGATGGCGTCCAACAAGCCCGTGCCCGATTACCGGCCGGGCGTCTACAGGATGTAA
- a CDS encoding thiolase family protein encodes MNPTTPVITSGVRTPIGSFNGSLAQLSAPLLAAMTIKENLKRSKLEPGEVDEVILGEVLQAGVGQAPARQAAIFAGIPASVSAWTVNKVCSSGLRAVMSAAQTIQLGDAKVMIAGGMESMSQAPYYLESARNGYRLGNGTVVDGLVKDGLWDPYKNQHMGSCGELCAREHKITREQQDEFTAESYTRALAAQKAGKFAHEIVPVLIKSKKGESTVDTDEEPGKGDIQKLSALRPAFEKEGTITAANASKLDDGASTMTIMSYEEAARRGVKPLARIVGYTTYSQEPEWFTTAPAGAIEKLLRRIGWKKTDVDLFELNEAFAVVGIVNTQLLGVDPKKVNIYGGAVALGHPIGMSGCRIVVTLLSALKDTGGKRGIVGICNGGGEATAMAVEVL; translated from the coding sequence ATGAACCCCACGACTCCCGTGATCACTTCCGGAGTGCGCACACCCATCGGCTCATTCAACGGCTCGCTCGCCCAACTCTCCGCTCCGCTGCTCGCGGCCATGACCATCAAGGAAAACCTCAAGCGTTCCAAACTGGAACCGGGCGAGGTGGATGAAGTGATTCTCGGGGAGGTTCTGCAGGCGGGCGTCGGCCAGGCTCCGGCGCGTCAAGCGGCGATTTTCGCGGGCATTCCCGCCAGTGTTTCGGCGTGGACGGTGAACAAGGTCTGTTCCTCGGGGTTGCGGGCGGTGATGTCGGCGGCGCAGACTATTCAGCTCGGCGACGCCAAGGTGATGATCGCCGGCGGCATGGAGAGCATGTCACAGGCTCCCTATTACCTCGAAAGCGCCCGCAACGGCTACCGTCTCGGCAACGGCACGGTGGTAGACGGGCTGGTGAAGGACGGCTTGTGGGATCCGTATAAGAATCAGCATATGGGAAGCTGCGGCGAACTGTGCGCCCGCGAGCATAAGATTACGCGCGAGCAGCAGGATGAGTTCACGGCGGAATCGTACACCCGCGCGCTGGCCGCTCAAAAGGCGGGCAAGTTCGCCCATGAAATCGTGCCGGTGCTGATCAAGAGCAAGAAGGGAGAGAGCACGGTGGACACGGATGAAGAGCCGGGCAAGGGCGACATCCAGAAACTGTCCGCGCTGCGGCCCGCGTTTGAGAAGGAAGGGACGATCACCGCGGCTAACGCGTCGAAACTCGATGACGGCGCGTCCACGATGACCATCATGTCGTATGAAGAAGCGGCGCGGCGCGGCGTCAAGCCCCTCGCGCGCATTGTCGGCTATACCACGTACAGTCAGGAGCCGGAATGGTTTACCACGGCTCCCGCAGGCGCGATCGAAAAGCTCCTGCGCCGGATCGGCTGGAAGAAGACGGATGTGGATCTGTTCGAACTGAATGAAGCGTTTGCCGTGGTCGGGATTGTCAATACCCAGCTCCTCGGTGTGGATCCGAAAAAGGTCAATATTTACGGCGGTGCGGTTGCCCTCGGGCATCCCATCGGCATGTCCGGCTGCCGTATTGTGGTGACGCTGCTCAGCGCCCTGAAGGATACGGGCGGCAAGCGCGGCATCGTCGGCATCTGCAACGGCGGCGGTGAGGCGACGGCTATGGCGGTGGAGGTGCTCTGA
- a CDS encoding SDR family oxidoreductase, whose protein sequence is MKLDLTGKSFLVTAASKGLGFGVARELLREGGRVMLSSSNASHLADAAQRLWDEKLEDFQTCVADLKAPQDLDEMVSQTLKAYGRIDGLVTNCGGPPAGAPLAITDEQWQHSFDLVFMSVVRLCKLVVPGMIAQGGGSILAIVSTTVKQPILNLTTSNSIRPGLVGFLRYLANEVADKNVRVNSVAPGRILTERTQELDAAFAARTGKTLEEVRALSTEEIPMKRLGDLDEFSPLCAFLLSPRASYITAQTICIDGGRVQSLW, encoded by the coding sequence TTGAAGCTCGACCTTACCGGCAAGAGTTTTCTCGTCACCGCCGCGTCCAAGGGACTCGGCTTTGGCGTTGCAAGGGAACTGCTGAGGGAAGGCGGACGGGTCATGCTCTCCAGTTCCAACGCGAGCCATCTGGCCGATGCCGCGCAGAGATTGTGGGATGAGAAACTGGAGGATTTCCAGACCTGCGTGGCCGATCTGAAGGCGCCGCAGGATTTGGATGAGATGGTCAGCCAGACGTTGAAAGCTTACGGGCGGATTGACGGACTGGTAACCAACTGTGGCGGGCCTCCGGCGGGAGCGCCGCTGGCTATCACCGATGAGCAGTGGCAGCACTCCTTTGACCTGGTGTTCATGTCGGTGGTGCGGCTGTGCAAACTGGTGGTGCCGGGAATGATTGCGCAGGGTGGAGGGTCCATTCTGGCGATTGTCTCGACCACGGTCAAGCAGCCGATCCTGAATTTGACGACGTCGAATTCGATCCGGCCCGGACTGGTGGGATTTCTCCGTTATCTGGCAAACGAAGTCGCCGATAAGAATGTACGTGTCAACAGTGTAGCGCCCGGGCGGATTTTGACCGAGCGTACGCAGGAATTGGATGCGGCTTTTGCCGCGCGCACCGGAAAGACGCTGGAAGAGGTGCGCGCGCTGTCTACCGAGGAAATTCCGATGAAACGCCTCGGGGACCTTGACGAGTTTTCTCCTCTATGCGCGTTTCTGCTTTCTCCCCGGGCATCGTACATTACCGCGCAAACCATCTGCATCGATGGCGGGCGCGTGCAATCGCTGTGGTGA
- a CDS encoding acetyl-CoA carboxylase biotin carboxylase subunit produces the protein MFKKVLIANRGEIAVRVIRTCREMGIRTVAVYSDVDSRARHVELADEAVLIGAPPPGESYLNSERIIAAAKQTGAEAIHPGYGFLSENPKFSEAVTKAGLVFIGPPAQAMALLGNKIESRVLAVQHKVPVTPGATFDTPEPKIVLQKAEEIGYPVLIKAAAGGGGKGMRVVHNPADLPMALEAAQREAGSAFGDSTVYLEKYIARPRHIEFQIFCDTHGNAVHLGERECSVQRRHQKIIEESPSPILTPELRQRMGDAAVKVVKAAGYVNAGTVEFLFDRGNFYFLEVNARLQVEHPVTEMVTGEDLVEWQLRVAAGEPLPKTQQQIQARGHAVECRIYAEDPARNFLPSSGTILALEEPHIPGVRIDSGIREGAEVSVYYDPILSKVISYSDTRDVAIRKMCEALNQYALLGVATAMELLRDVLKHQEFAVGNLSTHFLDEYFPNWKPSPPSASELAGALLAATRITSRRVAAAEEGKQGIPSPWASLGPWQIASGRAGA, from the coding sequence ATGTTTAAGAAGGTCCTCATAGCGAACCGTGGCGAGATCGCCGTGCGCGTCATCCGCACCTGCCGCGAGATGGGCATTCGCACCGTGGCGGTGTATAGTGACGTGGACAGTCGCGCGCGCCACGTGGAGCTGGCCGACGAAGCCGTACTGATCGGCGCACCGCCGCCCGGTGAAAGCTATCTGAATAGCGAACGCATTATCGCGGCGGCGAAACAGACGGGTGCCGAGGCGATTCATCCCGGGTACGGTTTCCTTTCCGAAAATCCCAAGTTTTCCGAGGCCGTCACGAAGGCGGGACTGGTGTTTATCGGTCCTCCGGCACAGGCGATGGCGCTGCTGGGAAACAAGATCGAATCGCGCGTGCTGGCGGTGCAGCACAAGGTGCCGGTGACTCCGGGGGCGACGTTTGATACTCCCGAGCCGAAAATTGTTTTGCAGAAGGCGGAGGAGATCGGCTATCCGGTGCTGATCAAAGCGGCGGCGGGCGGCGGCGGCAAAGGTATGCGCGTGGTGCACAACCCAGCGGACTTGCCGATGGCGCTGGAAGCGGCGCAGCGTGAGGCGGGCTCGGCCTTCGGCGACAGCACGGTGTATCTTGAAAAATACATTGCGCGCCCGCGCCACATCGAGTTTCAGATCTTCTGCGACACGCACGGCAACGCGGTGCACCTTGGAGAGCGCGAATGCTCGGTGCAGCGGCGGCATCAGAAGATCATCGAAGAGTCGCCATCGCCGATCCTGACTCCCGAATTGCGGCAACGCATGGGCGACGCGGCTGTGAAGGTGGTGAAGGCCGCGGGATATGTTAATGCCGGGACGGTGGAGTTCTTGTTTGACCGCGGCAACTTTTACTTTCTGGAAGTGAACGCCCGCTTGCAGGTGGAGCATCCGGTAACGGAAATGGTAACGGGCGAGGATCTGGTGGAGTGGCAATTGCGCGTGGCGGCAGGCGAGCCGCTGCCTAAGACGCAGCAGCAGATTCAGGCGCGCGGCCATGCGGTGGAATGCCGTATCTACGCCGAAGACCCGGCGCGCAATTTTCTGCCGTCTTCGGGGACGATTCTGGCGCTGGAGGAACCGCATATTCCCGGCGTGCGCATAGACTCGGGCATTCGTGAAGGCGCGGAAGTATCGGTGTACTACGATCCGATTCTGTCGAAGGTGATTTCCTACAGCGACACGCGCGACGTGGCGATCCGCAAGATGTGCGAGGCGCTGAACCAGTATGCGCTGTTGGGTGTGGCCACGGCGATGGAATTGCTGCGCGACGTGCTGAAGCATCAGGAATTTGCCGTGGGGAATTTGAGTACGCATTTTCTGGACGAGTATTTTCCCAACTGGAAGCCTTCGCCGCCGAGCGCATCGGAACTGGCGGGCGCACTGCTCGCTGCGACCAGAATAACGTCCCGGCGGGTGGCAGCCGCAGAAGAAGGTAAGCAGGGAATCCCCTCTCCCTGGGCCAGTCTGGGACCGTGGCAGATTGCAAGCGGAAGGGCCGGCGCATGA
- a CDS encoding MBL fold metallo-hydrolase: MIELGPFRLDLISDGYFEDEADTFVRRCAEIHSAPRLNVRSKSRVRVGFNSLLIRGNGRTVVVDPGTGDKPRPDKVSAYTLQWPRQFFPALASLKVRPEDVDLVILTHLHWDHAGACTRLDAHADIVPSFPNARYVVQEREVTAARQDIAAGDLGSYMPDDFEPLLGMGRLELLNGDAHLLPGISVRWVNGHCAGLQTVQIAEAGSAGAIYLSDLIPTSAQIPLDCYLSYDHDIAHLTAEKERALAEAARRRDLLLFVHAPRLRAGYLLPRADGSYGLDSVTI; the protein is encoded by the coding sequence ATGATCGAGCTTGGCCCGTTCCGCCTCGATCTGATCAGCGACGGCTACTTCGAAGACGAAGCGGACACGTTTGTGCGCCGTTGTGCGGAAATTCACAGCGCGCCTCGGCTCAACGTCCGCAGCAAATCACGGGTCCGTGTGGGGTTCAATTCGCTGCTGATTCGCGGCAATGGCCGCACGGTGGTAGTGGATCCCGGAACCGGCGACAAGCCGCGACCGGACAAGGTCAGCGCCTACACGTTGCAGTGGCCGCGGCAGTTCTTTCCGGCTCTGGCGAGCCTGAAGGTGCGGCCCGAGGACGTGGACCTGGTGATCCTGACGCATTTGCACTGGGATCATGCCGGGGCCTGCACACGGCTGGATGCTCACGCCGACATTGTGCCGTCCTTTCCGAACGCACGGTACGTGGTGCAGGAGCGCGAGGTGACGGCGGCACGGCAGGACATTGCGGCGGGAGATCTCGGCAGCTACATGCCGGATGATTTCGAGCCGCTGCTGGGCATGGGACGGCTTGAACTGCTGAACGGCGACGCCCATTTGCTGCCGGGGATTTCCGTCCGCTGGGTAAACGGGCATTGCGCTGGGTTGCAGACGGTGCAGATCGCTGAAGCGGGATCCGCGGGGGCGATTTACCTGAGTGATCTGATTCCCACGTCGGCGCAAATTCCGCTGGATTGCTACCTTTCCTATGATCATGACATCGCGCACCTGACCGCCGAAAAGGAGCGCGCCCTGGCTGAGGCTGCCCGCCGCCGTGATCTGCTGCTGTTTGTGCATGCGCCGCGGCTGCGCGCCGGGTATTTGCTTCCCCGTGCGGATGGCAGCTATGGGCTGGATTCCGTAACGATCTGA
- a CDS encoding sugar phosphate isomerase/epimerase family protein, whose amino-acid sequence MFGQRYVYCEHSQVAAQLPRIADLGLGVEILFETTEDLWPQVRWENLLDLADAVADAGVEASVHGPFHNLSLGSRDAHIRNYTLDVLTVAMETARAVHSPHVVFHTGFLPQYTAKSRARWLETFSAGLEQLIIRATDLEVRLAMENTYEPDTSLFEEIFERFPTPALGMCLDTAHATCFGQVDPAQWSRRFCDRIVHVHCSDNDGHSDLHMALGTGAVNFRTLLDPLARIGRQASITFEVSPDDAETSRDYFDSLAKTLSWQEIA is encoded by the coding sequence ATGTTTGGACAGCGTTACGTTTATTGTGAACATTCACAGGTCGCCGCGCAACTGCCCCGGATCGCCGATCTCGGGCTGGGTGTGGAGATTCTGTTTGAGACCACCGAGGATCTCTGGCCGCAGGTGCGGTGGGAGAACCTGCTGGATCTGGCGGATGCCGTGGCGGATGCGGGGGTGGAAGCGTCCGTGCATGGTCCGTTCCACAACCTAAGTTTAGGTTCCCGCGACGCGCACATCCGCAATTACACGCTGGACGTGTTGACTGTGGCGATGGAGACGGCGCGGGCGGTGCACTCCCCGCACGTGGTGTTTCACACGGGTTTTCTGCCGCAGTACACGGCCAAATCGCGCGCCCGCTGGCTGGAGACGTTCTCCGCCGGGCTGGAGCAGCTCATCATTCGCGCGACGGACCTCGAAGTGCGGCTGGCGATGGAAAACACCTATGAGCCGGACACATCGCTGTTCGAGGAGATTTTCGAACGTTTTCCGACTCCGGCGCTGGGCATGTGCCTGGACACGGCGCATGCCACGTGTTTCGGGCAGGTGGATCCGGCGCAATGGTCGCGCCGCTTCTGCGACCGCATCGTGCACGTGCACTGCTCGGATAATGACGGCCACAGCGATCTGCATATGGCGCTGGGCACGGGTGCGGTGAATTTCCGTACGCTGCTGGATCCGCTGGCGCGCATCGGCCGCCAGGCGAGCATCACCTTCGAAGTGAGTCCCGACGACGCCGAAACGAGTCGCGACTATTTTGATTCTTTGGCAAAAACGTTGTCATGGCAGGAGATCGCATGA